The genomic window TGTGGGGATGCCCGCGGCCTTGCCAGCGTTGAGCCCAGCAGCAGCGCTCTTGATACACTTGCACGCCGCTTGCTTGTCAGCGGTGCTCCGGGCTGAGCTGGCTAGACTCCTAACGCCGCTGCAGCAGGCCGCAGACGGGTTGGCGCCGTTGCCGCGTGCATAGGAGATGCAGGGGCTCAAGGCAGAGCTCACCTGACCGCACGA from Triticum aestivum cultivar Chinese Spring chromosome 3B, IWGSC CS RefSeq v2.1, whole genome shotgun sequence includes these protein-coding regions:
- the LOC123068469 gene encoding non-specific lipid-transfer protein 4.1 produces the protein MAHSAVAQVVLVAVVAAMLLAATEAAVSCGQVSSALSPCISYARGNGANPSAACCSGVRSLASSARSTADKQAACKCIKSAAAGLNAGKAAGIPTKCGVSVPYTISSSVDCSKIR